The Spirulina subsalsa PCC 9445 region GGGTTTCGTTCGCGTAGCGTTATTCAGCAGACCCTAACTAACCTTAAAAATAGCACTCCATCAGGAGGTTTATCAAAGAGAAAAATTATCCCAATTTTTTCCATAATCTCTAATCTGATATTGAACCCAACAACTTCTTAACCATTCTCTTCCTTTGTCCTTGAGATACCAATGGACACTACTTTCGTGCCAATCATAGGGGGATTTAACTTGATTATGTTTGACTGGATTATAGTGAATATAATTTAGTGTTGTATAGTAATGGCGTTCTGAACGAATGGCGCGATCGCTATAGGAACACCAAACTTTCCCAGTGCAGCGATCTTCAATGTTCCACTGACGGGCAAAACGCCCATGAATGAGGCGTAGTTGTTGACTTAACCATTTAAATTCAACAGTGGTAATTAAGAGGTGATAATGATTAGGAAGAATTACCCAAGCGCGGATTTCAATACCTTGATGGGTCAAGGTGTCAACTAAACAATTCCATAATTCTTGGCGGCGTGTGGGAGTATTTAATCGGTGTTTATGTTCGTAGCAAGCGGCAGTAATCAAGTAATAATCTTGGTTTTGAATGAGATGCGGGGGTGAATGGGGTGGGTATTGCTTTTGAAGTCTAGATTGGACAATTTCGGCTTTTTGTTCATCTGTAAGTTTACGGTACTCGTACATTTTCCCTTAA contains the following coding sequences:
- a CDS encoding REP-associated tyrosine transposase — translated: MYEYRKLTDEQKAEIVQSRLQKQYPPHSPPHLIQNQDYYLITAACYEHKHRLNTPTRRQELWNCLVDTLTHQGIEIRAWVILPNHYHLLITTVEFKWLSQQLRLIHGRFARQWNIEDRCTGKVWCSYSDRAIRSERHYYTTLNYIHYNPVKHNQVKSPYDWHESSVHWYLKDKGREWLRSCWVQYQIRDYGKNWDNFSL